One window of Cucurbita pepo subsp. pepo cultivar mu-cu-16 chromosome LG19, ASM280686v2, whole genome shotgun sequence genomic DNA carries:
- the LOC111781614 gene encoding superoxide dismutase [Cu-Zn] 2-like: protein MGALKAVALITGGDHSNVKGSIQFVQDSNGATHVNGRLSGLSPGLHGFHIHALGDTTNGCNSTGPHFNPLKKNHGAPGDSERHAGDLGNIYAGPDGVAEVSITDRLISLKGPHSILGRAVVVHADPDDLGKGGHELSKTTGNAGARIGCGIIGIQSSV, encoded by the exons ATGGGCGCTCTCAAAGCCGTGGCGCTCATCACAGGAGGTGATCATTCCAACGTCAAAGGCTCCATTCAGTTCGTCCAAGATTCAAATG GTGCGACCCATGTTAATGGTAGATTAAGTGGGCTATCTCCTGGACTCCATGGCTTCCATATCCACGCTCTTGGAGATACCACAAATGGCTGCAACTCCACTG gGCCTCATTTTAATCCATTGAAGAAGAACCATGGAGCTCCTGGGGATTCAGAACGTCACGCTGGAGATCTGGGGAACATCTATGCAGGCCCTGATG GGGTTGCTGAAGTTTCCATTACAGATAGGCTG ATTTCACTTAAGGGACCTCATTCGATACTTGGACGGGCTGTTGTTGTGCACGCTGATCCCGATGATCTTGGCAAGG GCGGGCATGAACTCAGCAAGACGACTGGAAACGCTGGTGCAAGAATCGGATGCG
- the LOC111781613 gene encoding ethylene-responsive transcription factor RAP2-11-like — MEIHFQSPGTHGGATASLGKSSKFKGRTRGNNANKFVGVRQRPSGRWVAEIKDTTKKIRMWLGTFETAEEAARAYDEAACLLRGSNTRTNFIPQISTNSPIASRIRSLLNSRKNPILNPLKNHSAAAAAAPIIQDGRLFDGAYKPDMTNCLEETEMGSDFCSDSSCSSDSSRLGASSGVGFVDGLSMVQESMKFPVNAAAFQAEGEHSEDLELSAFERMKVERQISASLYAMNGVQEYMEAVHEASEAIWDLPPLCSLFC, encoded by the coding sequence ATGGAAATCCACTTTCAGTCGCCGGGAACCCACGGCGGAGCCACCGCTTCATTGGGCAAATCAAGCAAATTCAAAGGCAGAACTAGAGGGAACAATGCTAACAAGTTCGTCGGAGTCCGGCAGCGGCCGTCGGGGAGATGGGTGGCGGAAATCAAAGACACGACAAAGAAAATCCGAATGTGGCTCGGAACTTTCGAGACGGCGGAGGAAGCCGCCCGAGCTTACGATGAAGCCGCTTGTCTTCTTCGAGGTTCCAATACAAGAACGAATTTCATCCCACAAATCTCCACTAATTCCCCAATCGCCTCACGAATTCGCAGCCTTTTAAACAGCAGAAAAAACCCAATTCTAAATCCACTCAAAAACcactccgccgccgccgccgccgctccAATAATTCAGGACGGCCGGCTGTTCGACGGCGCCTATAAACCCGACATGACGAACTGTTTGGAAGAAACAGAGATGGGTTCTGATTTTTGTAGCGATTCATCTTGTTCTTCTGATTCTTCTCGATTGGGGGCTTCTTCTGGAGTTGGGTTTGTCGATGGGCTTTCGATGGTGCAAGAATCGATGAAGTTTCCGGTGAACGCGGCGGCGTTTCAAGCGGAAGGCGAACATTCAGAGGATTTGGAGCTATCAGCTTTTGAGAGGATGAAAGTTGAGAGGCAAATTTCTGCTTCTTTATATGCCATGAATGGAGTTCAGGAGTATATGGAGGCTGTTCATGAGGCCTCTGAGGCAATTTGGGATCTTCCACCACTCTGTTCTTTGTTCTGTTGA